A stretch of Canis lupus familiaris isolate Mischka breed German Shepherd chromosome 11, alternate assembly UU_Cfam_GSD_1.0, whole genome shotgun sequence DNA encodes these proteins:
- the SLC25A51 gene encoding mitochondrial nicotinamide adenine dinucleotide transporter SLC25A51: protein MVDSEAHEKRPPILTSSKQDLSPHIANVGEMKHYLCGCCAAFNNVAITFPIQKVLFRQQLYGIKTRDAVLQLRRDGFRNLYRGILPPLMQKTTTLALMFGLYEDLSCLLRKHISTPEFATRSVAAVLAGTTEAIFTPLERVQTLLQDHKHHDKFTNTYQAFKALKCHGIREYYRGLVPVLFRNGFSNVLFFGLRGPIKEHLPTAKTHSAHLVNDFICGGLLGAMLGILFFPVNVVKTRMQSQIGGEFQSFPKVFQKIWLERDRKLTNLFRGAHLNYHRSLISWGIINATYEFLLKII from the coding sequence ATGGTGGATTCAGAAGCTCATGAAAAGAGACCGCCCATCCTAACATCTTCAAAACAAGATCTGTCACCTCACATTGCAAATGTTGGTGAAATGAAGCATTACTTGTGTGGCTGCTGTGCAGCTTTCAACAATGTAGCAATCACATTTCCCATTCAGAAGGTGCTCTTTAGGCAGCAGCTGTATGGAATCAAAACCCGGGATGCAGTGCTTCAGTTGAGGAGGGATGGCTTTCGAAACTTGTACCGCGGAATCCTTCCCCCACTGATGCAGAAGACAACTACACTGGCACTTATGTTTGGTCTGTACGAGGACTTATCTTGCCTTCTCCGGAAGCATATCAGTACCCCTGAGTTTGCAACCCGTAGTGTGGCAGCAGTACTTGCAGGCACAACAGAAGCGATTTTCACTCCATTGGAAAGAGTTCAGACATTGCTTCAAGACCATAAGCATCATGACAAATTTACAAACACTTACCAGGCTTTCAAGGCACTCAAATGCCATGGAATTAGAGAGTATTATCGAGGCTTGGTACCTGTTCTTTTCCGCAATGGATTCAGCAATGTCCTTTTCTTTGGCCTTCGAGGTCCCATTAAGGAGCATCTGCCTACCGCCAAAACTCACAGCGCCCATTTGGTCAATGATTTTATCTGTGGAGGTCTGTTGGGTGCCATGTTGGGAATCTTGTTTTTCCCAGTTAATGTTGTGAAAACTCGCATGCAGTCTCAGATTGGTGGGGAATTTCAGTCTTTTCCCAAGGTTTTCCAGAAAATCTGGCTAGAGCGGGACAGGAAGCTGACAAATCTTTTCAGAGGTGCTCATCTGAATTACCATCGATCCCTCATCTCTTGGGGCATAATCAATGCAACTTATGAGTTCTTGTTAAAGATTATATGA